A genomic region of Phragmites australis chromosome 2, lpPhrAust1.1, whole genome shotgun sequence contains the following coding sequences:
- the LOC133904854 gene encoding uncharacterized protein LOC133904854: MASHHSEPPDPVAFGADGDAPSDINPELPSPPYHIVTKPGQLPVEFLEPSADQKLVIGFDCEGVDLCRNGALCIMQLAFPDAVYLVDAIEGGKELIEACKPALESDHITKVIHDCKRDSEALYFQFGIKLHNVMDTQIAYSLIEDQEGKKRTFDDYISFVSLLADPRYCGIPYPEKEEVRTLLRQDPNFWTIRPLSDMMVRAATDDVRFLLNIHEKMMEKLSKVSLWRLAVRSELYCRCFCINDNQFADWPPLPPIPDDIGADVYVPEVDILSVLDVPPGKMGRVIGRKGSSIMAVKESCNVEIHIGGAKGPPDRVFVIGPVKEVRKAEAILRGRMLEF, encoded by the exons ATGGCCTCCCACCATTCCGAGCCCCCCGACCCCGTCGCTTTCGGCGCCGACGGCGACGCCCCCTCAG ATATTAACCCAGAATTGCCATCCCCACCCTATCATATTGTTACCAAACCTGGTCAACTCCCAGTTGAGTTTCTTGAACCCTCCGCTGACCAGAAGTTGGTAATTGGATTTGACTGCGAAGGTGTTGACCTCTGCCGCAATGGTGCTCTTTGTATCATGCAG CTTGCATTTCCTGATGCTGTTTACTTAGTTGATGCTATTGAGGGTGGAAAAGAACTCATTGAAGCTTGTAAACCCGCACTTGAGTCTGATCATATCACCAAAGTTATTCATGATTGTAAAAGAGACAGCGAG GCTTTGTATTTTCAGTTTGGCATCAAATTGCATAATGTGATGGATACACAG ATTGCTTATTCTCTGATAGAAGACcaggaaggaaaaaagagaacaTTTGATGATTACATATCTTTCGTCAGCCTCCTTGCTGATCCTCGGTATTGTG GCATACCATATCCTGAAAAGGAAGAAGTCCGTACCCTTCTAAGGCAG GATCCTAACTTTTGGACAATTAGGCCCTTGTCTGATATGATGGTTCGAGCAGCCACAGATGATGTCCGCTTCCTTCTCAATATACATGAGAAAATGATGGAGAAGTTAAGCAAAGTATCTTTATGGCGTCTGGCAGTTCGCAGTGAACTATATTGTAGGTGCTTTTGCATAAATGACAACCAGTTTGCAGATTGGCCACCTCTTCCTCCTATCCCTG ATGACATTGGAGCTGATGTTTATGTTCCTGAAGTGGATATCCTATCAGTCTTAGATGTGCCTCCTGGGAAAATGGGACGTGTTATTGGCAGAAAAGGATCGTCGATAATGGCTGTGAAAGAATCTTGCAA CGTTGAAATCCATATCGGAGGTGCTAAGGGACCTCCAGACAGG GTGTTCGTCATTGGACCAGTGAAGGAAGTCAGGAAGGCTGAGGCCATCCTCAGAGGCCGAATGCTGGAGTTTTAG
- the LOC133904231 gene encoding uncharacterized protein LOC133904231 produces MEESERRPCGGGGSVPGRKRINRYRHEGHMRLFNDYFADPPVYPDYIFRRRFRMKRNLFMKIVAAVEEKDPWFVQRRNAAGELGLSALQKVTAAFRMLAYDAPADSLDECLRLGESTIIESMRRFVNAVVQAFGDEYLRSPNEEDTARLLAINSRRSFPDMLGSVDCMHWRWKNCPTAWAGSYTGHVNAPTIILEAVASQDLWIWHAFFGMPGSLNDINVLHRSHLLDDLAAGQAPKATFVKPIPSPVGRKRQHFVVQQAAARKDVERAFGVLQSRFPIVRGATRLWDEETLSAIMTACIIMHNMIIEDEREDDDVDYVYERAGEDVQASHDVTPPLMVLSQRYNAIRCKQNLTTQSEISGHNLNFETTSLEISDHRLKCDTTT; encoded by the exons ATGGAGGAATCAGAGAGGCGAccatgtgggggggggggctcagTCCCAGGTCGAAAGCGTATCAACCGGTACCGGCACGAGGGCCATATGAGGTTGTTCAACGACTACTTTGCCGATCCTCCCGTGTACCCCGACTACATATTCCGACGCAG GTTCCGGATGAAACGCAACCTGTTTATGAAGATAGTTGCAGCTGTTGAAGAGAAGGACCCCTGGTTCGTGCAGCGGAGAAACGCAGCTGGAGAGCTTGGGCTATCGGCATTGCAAAAAGTGACTGCGGCATTTCGTATGCTAGCATACGATGCGCCGGCTGATTCTCTCGATGAGTGCCTTCGTCTTGGTGAGAGCACCATCATTGAGAGTATGCGACGTTTCGTCAATGCTGTTGTGCAGGCATTCGGCGATGAGTACCTTCGTTCTCCTAATGAGGAGGACACTGCGAGGTTGCTCGCCATCAACTCGCGCAGAAGCTTCCCCGATATGTTAGGAAGCGTTGATTGtatgcattggaggtggaagaactgccCTACGGCGTGGGCAGGGTCTTACACGGGGCATGTTAACGCTCCAACTATCATTCTTGAGGCGGTAGCATCGCAGGACCTGTGGATCTGGCATGCATTTTTCGGCATGCCTGGTTCGCTAAACGACATCAATGTCCTCCACCGATCACATCTCCTCGATGACTTAGCCGCCGGACAGGCACCGAAG GCCACGTTTGTGAAACCCATTCCGTCTCCTGTCGGCCGCAAGCGGCAACACTTTGTCGTGCAACAAGCGGCGGCTCGCAAGGACGTGGAGCGCGCCTTCGGAGTACTTCAGTCGCGGTTTCCCATTGTTCGAGGGGCAACACGGTTGTGGGACGAGGAAACCTTGTCCGCCATCATGACCGCATGCAtaatcatgcacaacatgattaTTGAAGACGAGCGCGAAGACGACGATGTGGACTATGTGTACGAGAGAGCAGGTGAAGACGTGCAGGCTTCTCACGACGTGACGCCACCATTGATGGTCTTGAGCCAACGGTACAATGCAATTCGATGCAAGCAG AATTTGacaacacaatctgaaatttcAGGACACAATCTGAACTTTGAGACCACATCTTTGGAAATTTCAGACCACAGGCTTAAATGTGACACCACAACGTGA